In Arthrobacter sp. StoSoilB5, one genomic interval encodes:
- a CDS encoding aldo/keto reductase, whose protein sequence is MTNANGRGRLIYGCMGLGGPWDGTSYGAAEIEQAAAVIEAAQGIGIELFDHADIYRSGKSEAVFGEVLARSQGLREKIQLQTKCGIRLGERGLDTHYDLSREAILERVNGSLKRLQTDYVDILLLHRPDPLMDPREVADAVGQLMSEGKVRQLGVSNMSGAQIAFLQDCLEMPIIANQLEMSLLRRDWLESTVLVNHAEGVGYSFPHGTVELCMAKGIELQAYGSMAQGRYTGAPSEEKSLAESATAEMLQRLAGEKGTTPESVLLGWLMRHPARISPVLGTTNPGRIAACTDAARIADSMSRAEWYGLWVAARGSNIP, encoded by the coding sequence ATGACTAACGCGAACGGGCGCGGGCGCCTCATTTACGGTTGCATGGGCCTGGGCGGTCCTTGGGACGGTACCTCGTACGGTGCTGCGGAGATCGAACAGGCTGCCGCAGTTATCGAGGCAGCACAAGGGATCGGCATTGAGTTGTTCGATCACGCGGACATCTACCGGAGCGGTAAGTCCGAAGCCGTTTTTGGGGAAGTCCTCGCCCGTTCGCAGGGCCTGCGCGAAAAGATCCAGCTCCAAACCAAATGCGGAATCAGGCTGGGGGAGCGTGGGCTTGATACCCACTACGACCTCAGCAGGGAAGCCATCCTGGAACGGGTCAATGGAAGTTTGAAGCGGCTCCAAACGGACTACGTGGACATCCTGCTCCTGCACCGTCCGGATCCCCTCATGGACCCACGCGAGGTGGCGGACGCCGTCGGGCAGTTGATGTCGGAAGGCAAAGTGCGGCAGCTGGGTGTGTCCAACATGTCCGGCGCGCAGATTGCGTTCCTGCAGGACTGCCTTGAGATGCCGATCATTGCCAACCAGCTGGAGATGAGCCTGCTGCGCCGGGACTGGCTGGAAAGTACGGTGCTGGTGAACCATGCAGAGGGAGTGGGCTACAGCTTCCCGCACGGGACGGTGGAGCTATGCATGGCAAAGGGGATTGAGCTCCAGGCCTACGGTTCCATGGCTCAAGGGCGCTACACGGGAGCGCCGTCCGAGGAAAAGTCGCTGGCCGAGTCGGCAACCGCTGAAATGCTTCAGCGGCTCGCGGGAGAGAAAGGCACCACGCCTGAATCGGTGCTGCTGGGGTGGCTGATGCGACATCCGGCGCGGATCTCTCCCGTGCTGGGAACCACTAACCCCGGGCGAATCGCTGCCTGCACTGATGCCGCCCGGATAGCTGATTCCATGTCCAGGGCCGAGTGGTACGGCCTGTGGGTGGCGGCGCGGGGAAGCAACATCCCCTAA
- a CDS encoding glycoside hydrolase family 13 protein translates to MSTSATQAPRTDAERMADPNWWRQAAVYQIYPRSFADSNGDGIGDIQGITAKVPYLKELGIDAVWLSPFYPSALADGGYDVDDYRNVDPKLGTLEDFDEMAAALHAAGIKLVADIVPNHSSDRHEWFKEALASPKGSAARERYIFRDGKGENGELPPSDWDSVFGGPVWERITEPDGTPGQWYMHIFAKEQPDFNWDNPEVREDFLKTLRFWSDRGVDGFRIDVAHGMAKDLSEPMPMKADLAARAHGTDGFVDGSHPFWDRDEVHEVYAEWRKLFNEYNPPRTAVAEAWVHESRRARYASPEGLGQAFNFDLLQADFDAPSFRKIITENLIAAKETGASSTWVFSNHDVVRHATRYGLPKGGSVAQGTNAAQDISSTKPKGQDGKGWLLAGAPAEELDVELGLRRARAATLLMLALPGSAYLYQGEELGLREVTEIPDSERQDPSFFRNPGVEIGRDGCRVPLPWTADGPSFGFGQDRAHLPQPEWFARYAVSEQEGVEGSTLEFYRRALRLRSELQADEELEWVETGNQDVLHFSRPGGWDTVTNFGTEPFELPAGTVVVSSGPLEDGLLPADTSAWVVRDA, encoded by the coding sequence GTGAGCACTTCCGCCACTCAGGCACCCCGTACCGACGCAGAGCGCATGGCTGATCCGAACTGGTGGCGCCAGGCGGCCGTTTACCAGATCTACCCCCGCAGCTTCGCTGATTCCAACGGCGACGGCATCGGCGACATCCAGGGCATCACGGCAAAGGTCCCGTACTTGAAGGAACTTGGGATCGACGCCGTCTGGCTGAGTCCGTTTTATCCCTCCGCACTCGCTGACGGTGGCTACGACGTGGATGACTACCGCAACGTGGATCCCAAGCTGGGGACGCTTGAAGACTTCGATGAGATGGCTGCTGCCCTCCACGCCGCGGGCATCAAGCTGGTGGCCGACATCGTGCCCAACCACTCCTCGGACCGCCACGAATGGTTCAAGGAAGCTTTGGCATCACCCAAGGGCTCCGCTGCGCGCGAACGCTACATCTTCCGGGACGGCAAAGGTGAAAACGGCGAGCTCCCGCCCTCGGACTGGGACTCAGTGTTCGGCGGACCGGTCTGGGAGCGCATTACAGAGCCGGACGGTACTCCCGGCCAGTGGTACATGCACATCTTTGCCAAGGAGCAGCCCGACTTCAACTGGGACAACCCGGAGGTCCGTGAGGACTTCCTGAAGACCCTGCGCTTCTGGTCCGACCGTGGCGTGGATGGCTTCCGCATCGACGTCGCCCACGGCATGGCCAAGGATCTCTCCGAGCCCATGCCGATGAAGGCCGATCTCGCAGCCCGGGCCCATGGCACAGATGGCTTCGTGGACGGATCACACCCGTTTTGGGACCGCGACGAAGTGCATGAGGTTTACGCCGAGTGGCGGAAGCTTTTCAACGAGTACAACCCGCCACGGACTGCCGTGGCCGAGGCTTGGGTCCACGAGTCCCGCCGTGCCCGCTATGCGAGCCCTGAGGGACTGGGCCAGGCTTTCAACTTCGACCTCCTGCAGGCCGATTTCGATGCACCTTCCTTCCGGAAGATCATCACGGAAAACCTGATCGCGGCCAAGGAAACCGGGGCTTCCTCCACCTGGGTGTTCTCCAACCATGACGTCGTCCGCCACGCCACACGCTACGGCTTGCCCAAGGGCGGTTCAGTGGCCCAGGGAACCAATGCTGCCCAGGACATCTCGTCCACCAAGCCCAAGGGCCAGGACGGCAAGGGCTGGCTTCTGGCCGGAGCTCCGGCGGAAGAGCTCGACGTCGAACTCGGCTTGCGTCGTGCCCGTGCTGCCACGCTGCTGATGCTCGCACTTCCTGGCTCTGCCTACCTGTACCAAGGAGAAGAGCTTGGCCTGCGTGAAGTGACCGAAATTCCTGACTCCGAGCGTCAGGACCCGTCCTTCTTCCGCAACCCGGGAGTCGAGATCGGCCGCGATGGTTGCCGCGTCCCGCTCCCTTGGACTGCAGACGGACCTTCCTTTGGCTTCGGCCAAGATAGGGCACACTTGCCCCAGCCGGAGTGGTTCGCACGCTACGCAGTTTCAGAACAGGAAGGCGTGGAAGGCTCAACGCTGGAGTTCTACCGCAGAGCGCTTCGCCTGCGGAGCGAACTGCAGGCTGACGAGGAACTCGAATGGGTTGAGACTGGCAACCAGGACGTGCTGCACTTCAGCCGTCCGGGTGGTTGGGACACGGTAACCAACTTCGGAACCGAGCCGTTCGAGCTTCCGGCGGGGACCGTCGTCGTGAGCAGCGGACCGCTGGAAGACGGCCTGCTTCCTGCCGACACCTCTGCGTGGGTGGTCCGCGACGCTTAA
- a CDS encoding carbohydrate ABC transporter permease, translating to MTKQATLAIEDSSQVETATAPTSRRRSSPAVERVNWSGTTILVLCTVTVLLPLYVTVSMAFKTQGQAVDGNAFSFPAPFSLDGFVQAWTLTNFPVGAAMSLLVTAGTVLATIVLAAFASYAIVRNWERRLFRYSFFYLLGAMFIPFPVVALPQIQLTGRLGLDNPLGVILLATMFQLSFSVLLFTAFLRSIPMELEESARIDGATTWQTFWKLIFPLLAPMSATVGIFAFLYAWNDFMMPSLIISDPALQTLPVRQNLFQTQFSNNYHVSFASYLMAMAPAIVAYLFTQRWVMAGVTQGAVKG from the coding sequence ATGACCAAGCAAGCCACCCTCGCAATCGAAGACTCCTCCCAGGTTGAAACCGCCACCGCCCCAACCAGCCGACGTCGTTCCTCTCCAGCGGTGGAACGGGTCAACTGGTCCGGAACCACCATCCTGGTATTGTGCACGGTTACCGTGCTCCTACCTCTCTATGTCACGGTCTCCATGGCTTTCAAGACCCAGGGGCAGGCTGTGGATGGCAATGCCTTCTCATTTCCCGCTCCATTCAGCCTCGACGGGTTCGTCCAGGCCTGGACTCTGACAAACTTTCCCGTCGGCGCCGCGATGTCATTGCTGGTGACCGCGGGGACCGTTCTTGCCACCATCGTCCTGGCCGCCTTCGCCTCGTACGCGATTGTGCGCAACTGGGAACGCCGGCTGTTCAGGTACTCGTTCTTCTACCTTCTTGGGGCGATGTTCATTCCGTTCCCGGTGGTTGCCCTGCCGCAGATCCAGCTCACGGGCCGCCTCGGGCTGGACAACCCGCTGGGCGTCATTCTTCTGGCCACAATGTTCCAACTGAGCTTCAGCGTGCTGCTCTTCACCGCATTCCTCCGTTCGATTCCCATGGAACTCGAAGAGAGCGCCAGGATCGACGGCGCTACAACGTGGCAGACGTTTTGGAAGCTGATCTTCCCACTGCTGGCGCCGATGAGCGCGACCGTCGGTATCTTTGCATTCCTTTACGCCTGGAATGACTTCATGATGCCGTCGCTGATTATCTCCGATCCGGCACTGCAGACCCTTCCAGTACGGCAAAACCTGTTTCAGACCCAATTCAGCAACAACTACCACGTGTCCTTCGCGTCCTACCTGATGGCGATGGCGCCCGCAATCGTCGCGTACCTCTTCACCCAGAGGTGGGTCATGGCAGGCGTTACCCAAGGGGCCGTTAAGGGCTGA
- a CDS encoding sugar ABC transporter permease: MKGSRRRVEPIFYFFLLPSLILFTLAITIPGIIGIFFSFTDSIGIGDWEFTGLTNYIAIFTDPAILQSYLFTFGFSIVTVIAVNVIAFLLAVGLTSRIRMKSALRTIFVIPMVVSGIIIAYVFNFLFSNSLPAAGAAAGIPWLESSLLANPDLAWIAIVLVTAWQAVPGALLIYIAGLVAVPGDVYEAAEIDGASKFQQLLKITLPLVAGYVVINIILGFKGFLNAYDIIVGLTNGGPGTSTRSIAMTVIAGFNGGDYAYQMANATIFFVVAILISLLQLSLTRGRNAL; this comes from the coding sequence ATGAAGGGCAGCAGGCGGCGGGTGGAACCGATCTTCTACTTTTTCCTCCTGCCCAGCCTCATCCTGTTCACCCTGGCCATCACGATACCGGGCATCATTGGCATCTTCTTCAGCTTCACGGACTCCATCGGAATCGGTGACTGGGAGTTCACCGGCCTGACCAACTACATCGCGATCTTCACTGACCCCGCTATCCTGCAGAGTTACCTGTTCACCTTCGGTTTCTCCATCGTCACAGTGATCGCGGTGAATGTAATCGCCTTCCTCCTTGCAGTCGGCCTGACCTCGCGCATCCGGATGAAGTCCGCACTCCGGACCATCTTCGTCATCCCGATGGTGGTTTCCGGCATCATCATCGCCTACGTTTTCAACTTCCTGTTTTCGAACTCCCTCCCGGCGGCTGGTGCCGCGGCAGGGATCCCGTGGCTGGAGAGCAGCCTCCTGGCCAACCCAGACCTCGCCTGGATTGCGATTGTGCTTGTCACGGCCTGGCAGGCTGTGCCCGGGGCGCTGCTCATCTACATTGCCGGCCTTGTTGCCGTGCCCGGGGATGTCTATGAGGCCGCGGAAATTGACGGCGCGAGCAAATTCCAGCAGCTGCTGAAGATCACCCTTCCGCTGGTTGCCGGCTATGTGGTCATCAACATCATTCTCGGTTTCAAGGGCTTCCTCAATGCTTACGACATCATCGTCGGGCTGACGAACGGTGGCCCGGGAACCTCGACCAGGAGCATCGCGATGACTGTTATCGCCGGCTTCAACGGCGGCGACTACGCCTACCAGATGGCCAACGCGACCATCTTCTTCGTGGTCGCCATCCTTATCTCTCTCCTACAGCTATCGCTGACTCGCGGACGGAACGCACTCTGA